In the genome of Massilia sp. PAMC28688, one region contains:
- a CDS encoding DegT/DnrJ/EryC1/StrS aminotransferase family protein, producing the protein MTEPAIPLVRVAMAPEEVLWPLLREVLYSGQIGEGATVAEFESRFADNFKLPRAFSFHSGTAALHCALVLAGVRHGDEVISTPMTAEPTNLAILHAGGRVVWADVDPCSGNMDPESIAARITPRTRAILVVHYGGLPVRLAEIQAIAARHGIPVIEDCAHALGARYNGQAIGTLAEFGMYSLQAIKHMTTVDGGMLTMRDSDLVTRTKTFRWFGMERGVDRSKVDITEVGYKYHMNNVTAAIGLAQLTIIDDLIGRHKANGRWFDTTLPAIAGIEVARFDPAADPSYWFYTLLSDDSAAVLARLAERGISASKLHRPNNQHSIFADAARELPGLDAFYRRMLHIPCGWWVGDLERERIADALRAG; encoded by the coding sequence ATGACTGAGCCGGCGATTCCCTTGGTGAGGGTCGCCATGGCGCCCGAGGAGGTACTGTGGCCGCTCCTGCGCGAGGTGCTCTACAGCGGCCAGATTGGCGAGGGCGCCACTGTGGCCGAATTCGAAAGCCGTTTTGCCGACAATTTCAAGCTGCCCCGTGCATTTTCGTTTCATAGCGGTACCGCCGCATTGCACTGTGCGCTGGTACTTGCCGGTGTCCGGCACGGGGACGAAGTTATTTCAACCCCGATGACGGCCGAGCCAACTAATCTCGCCATCTTGCATGCTGGTGGGCGCGTTGTGTGGGCCGACGTCGACCCGTGCTCGGGCAATATGGATCCTGAATCGATCGCCGCCCGCATCACGCCGCGCACGCGTGCCATCCTGGTGGTGCATTATGGCGGGCTGCCGGTGCGGCTGGCCGAAATACAGGCCATCGCCGCCCGGCATGGAATTCCCGTCATTGAGGACTGCGCACATGCACTGGGGGCAAGATATAATGGTCAGGCTATCGGTACACTGGCCGAATTTGGCATGTACTCGCTGCAGGCAATCAAGCACATGACCACCGTCGACGGGGGGATGCTTACGATGCGCGACTCGGATCTGGTGACGCGCACCAAGACGTTCCGCTGGTTCGGCATGGAGCGCGGGGTCGACCGTTCCAAGGTCGATATCACGGAGGTGGGTTACAAATATCACATGAACAACGTCACGGCTGCCATCGGTCTGGCGCAGTTGACCATCATCGATGACTTGATCGGCCGCCACAAGGCCAACGGTCGCTGGTTCGATACTACCCTGCCGGCCATTGCGGGCATCGAAGTCGCTCGTTTCGATCCCGCCGCCGATCCCTCTTACTGGTTCTATACTCTGCTCAGCGACGACAGCGCGGCCGTGCTGGCCCGTCTCGCCGAGCGCGGCATCAGCGCATCGAAGCTGCATCGTCCCAATAACCAGCATTCTATTTTTGCCGACGCCGCGCGCGAACTGCCTGGCCTCGATGCGTTCTATCGCCGCATGCTGCATATCCCGTGCGGCTGGTGGGTGGGTGACCTAGAGCGCGAGCGCATTGCCGATGCGCTGCGGGCTGGATAA
- a CDS encoding fumarylacetoacetate hydrolase family protein, with protein sequence MKLATLKDGTRDGQLAVVSRDLKTACVADGIAPTLQAALDDWGFIAPQLNETYQLLNSGRAQRSFEFEPARCMAPLPRAFQWVDGSAYVNHVELVRKARNAELPPSFWEDPLMYQGGSDDFLGPTDDIVLAYEEWGIDFESEVAVITGDVPMGATPDQAHQQIRLLMLVNDVSLRNLIPPELAKGFGFLQSKPATSFSPVAITPDELGDAWQGGKVHLALRSTLNGKLVGQPHAGEDMVFNFPQLIAHLCKTRNARAGTIVGSGTVSNKEEKRGYSCIAEKRCLEMMADGVASTPFMLFGDTIRIEMLDAAGKSLFGAIAQRVVQAGARKEAPSA encoded by the coding sequence ATGAAGCTGGCCACGCTCAAGGACGGCACCCGTGACGGCCAGCTGGCAGTGGTTTCGCGCGACCTCAAGACAGCTTGCGTGGCTGACGGCATCGCGCCCACGCTGCAGGCGGCGCTGGATGACTGGGGCTTCATCGCGCCTCAGCTCAATGAAACGTACCAGCTATTAAATAGCGGACGGGCGCAGCGCAGCTTCGAATTTGAACCGGCGCGCTGCATGGCGCCGCTGCCGCGCGCTTTCCAGTGGGTCGATGGCTCGGCCTATGTCAACCATGTGGAGCTGGTACGCAAGGCGCGCAACGCCGAATTGCCACCGTCATTTTGGGAAGATCCATTGATGTATCAGGGCGGCAGTGACGATTTCCTCGGTCCTACCGACGATATTGTGCTCGCGTACGAGGAATGGGGCATCGATTTCGAGAGTGAGGTGGCCGTCATCACGGGCGACGTGCCCATGGGAGCGACTCCGGACCAGGCTCACCAGCAGATCCGCTTGCTGATGCTGGTCAACGATGTTTCGCTGCGTAACCTGATTCCGCCGGAATTGGCCAAGGGCTTCGGTTTTCTGCAGTCCAAGCCGGCCACCAGCTTCTCGCCGGTTGCCATCACCCCGGATGAACTGGGTGACGCGTGGCAGGGCGGCAAGGTGCACCTGGCACTGCGTTCGACCTTGAATGGCAAGCTGGTGGGGCAGCCGCACGCCGGTGAGGACATGGTTTTCAATTTTCCGCAGCTCATCGCTCACTTGTGCAAGACGCGCAATGCCCGTGCCGGTACCATTGTCGGGTCGGGCACGGTGTCGAATAAAGAAGAAAAGCGGGGCTACTCGTGCATTGCCGAGAAACGCTGCCTGGAAATGATGGCCGATGGGGTGGCCAGCACGCCGTTCATGCTGTTTGGCGACACTATCCGCATCGAAATGCTCGATGCAGCCGGCAAGTCGCTGTTTGGCGCTATCGCGCAGCGCGTGGTCCAGGCTGGCGCACGCAAGGAGGCGCCCAGTGCTTGA
- a CDS encoding polysaccharide biosynthesis protein translates to MLDEKEIRSVISGKRILVTGGTGSFGHEILRELIKYDPASITVFSRDEKKQHDLRLLYAHIRQIGFMIGDVRDYARVREAMRGQQIVFHAAALKQVPACENAPYEAVLTNIVGAENVRRAAIDADVHTVVSVSTDKAVKPVNVMGMSKAIQERIMQQPLDCGTKFICVRYGNVLGSRGSIVPLFVERIMAGLPIPITHPGMTRFQLSLSEAVKLVFWATVRGTSGDMWVKKMPSINIVDLGAHLAYGLTGKEEYPSTIIGTRPGEKLHEVLVSEEEMWRAVEYPGHFLIPSWRESFEVNGSVVPNLTEYSSASVDFLTREQSLAMLRDDGWIAESGYGPGPKLALYD, encoded by the coding sequence ATGTTAGACGAAAAAGAAATCAGATCAGTTATTTCCGGAAAGCGGATATTGGTTACCGGTGGAACCGGAAGTTTTGGTCATGAGATATTGCGCGAACTGATCAAGTATGATCCCGCGTCGATTACCGTCTTCAGCCGTGACGAAAAGAAACAGCATGATCTGCGCTTGCTATACGCGCACATCAGGCAAATTGGCTTCATGATCGGCGACGTGCGTGACTACGCGCGTGTACGCGAAGCGATGCGCGGTCAGCAAATCGTGTTTCACGCCGCCGCCCTGAAGCAGGTGCCGGCCTGCGAGAACGCGCCTTATGAGGCGGTGCTGACAAATATCGTGGGCGCCGAAAATGTGCGCCGTGCAGCTATCGATGCCGATGTCCATACGGTTGTTTCGGTGAGCACCGACAAGGCCGTCAAGCCAGTCAATGTGATGGGCATGTCAAAGGCGATTCAAGAGCGTATCATGCAGCAGCCGCTCGACTGTGGCACGAAGTTCATCTGCGTGCGTTATGGCAACGTGCTCGGTAGCCGTGGCAGTATTGTGCCCCTCTTCGTCGAACGCATCATGGCCGGTTTGCCGATCCCGATCACACATCCGGGTATGACACGCTTCCAGCTGTCGCTGTCTGAAGCGGTCAAGCTGGTTTTTTGGGCAACGGTGCGGGGAACATCGGGCGATATGTGGGTCAAGAAGATGCCTTCGATAAATATCGTAGATCTGGGCGCGCACCTGGCGTACGGACTGACGGGCAAAGAAGAGTATCCAAGCACCATCATCGGTACCCGGCCTGGCGAAAAGCTGCACGAGGTTCTAGTGTCGGAAGAGGAAATGTGGCGCGCCGTCGAGTACCCAGGCCACTTTCTCATTCCGTCCTGGCGCGAGTCGTTCGAGGTCAACGGCAGCGTCGTACCGAATCTGACGGAATATTCATCAGCATCGGTGGACTTCCTCACTCGCGAGCAATCCCTGGCCATGCTGCGCGATGATGGCTGGATTGCCGAAAGTGGATATGGTCCCGGTCCCAAACTGGCGCTCTATGACTGA
- a CDS encoding SLBB domain-containing protein, producing the protein MLKFSRLIITGLLAAACASAASQDKSDYFGQSPSQGDIPNASAPSKRVIITNSGEERFQEGDVSRETGLQRERRVDSYVEPVETDFGEEEPVIRRRDESGSVPLTPQQMQQAERQQELQQQRLKRQRAKKPATAFQKFVFDSSGLKLPVFGADFFNKPASTVAPAIGAPVPTDYILGIGDELLIRGWGSIDIDLRAKIDRNGLISIPTVGSVVLAGVRAGDAEAVVRAAVARLYKGVTINVTFGKLRAITVYVVGQANRPGTYTVSSLSTLVTAVFASGGPNANGSLRQIQVKRGGVVAAELDLYNFIARGDKSGDIKLRDGDTIFIPSASGHVALVGKINSPAIYELRGKGDTVASLLEVAGGMPVVADPRRAFLERIDPSRNQPRSVEQFALDSDGLGRTLKNGDLLHITSITPEFSNGVILRGNVDQPVRAPYRPGMRVSDLIPSRAYLMTRKSLNRQNRAVSEDEKKFSSGEPGTPEDDLQQDQEKVAARIGSMVDEVNWEYAVIERLNRDTLTISLIPFNLGRVFTAPGSADNVLLQPGDTVTVFSQNDMAVPLDKRRVFVRVEGEVNAPGVYQMTAGENLQSLLARAGGPTSNAYLFGTAFYREQVRKEQEMNLEKAANRLETQLRNEQSRLVANVRGTVDPASIEARRQADLASGREAIARLRALKPTGRIAFGLDPKATAFHRLPALKLEDGDRLVIPAKVEFVHVFGSVNAEASPLWRPNGRVSDYLKMVGLTPEADVDNVFILRVDGSVVSRDSGRWLFGGFGGVLVMPGDSIVVPEKFDKETGWTKFVQGTKEWAQIFANLGLGAAAIQVLK; encoded by the coding sequence ATGCTAAAATTTTCCCGCCTGATCATTACTGGCCTGCTGGCCGCGGCTTGCGCATCCGCAGCAAGTCAGGATAAATCGGACTACTTCGGGCAGAGCCCATCGCAGGGCGACATCCCCAATGCGTCTGCTCCGTCCAAGCGCGTCATTATTACCAACAGCGGCGAAGAGCGGTTCCAGGAAGGTGATGTGAGCCGGGAAACCGGTCTTCAGCGTGAACGCCGCGTCGATAGTTATGTTGAGCCGGTGGAAACGGATTTCGGTGAGGAGGAGCCAGTCATTCGCCGCCGTGATGAGTCGGGATCTGTTCCATTGACTCCGCAGCAAATGCAACAGGCCGAACGCCAGCAGGAATTGCAACAGCAGCGCCTGAAGCGCCAGCGCGCCAAGAAGCCGGCTACTGCTTTTCAGAAATTTGTGTTTGACAGCTCGGGCCTGAAATTGCCCGTGTTTGGCGCTGACTTTTTTAACAAGCCCGCCTCGACCGTTGCGCCGGCCATCGGCGCTCCTGTGCCAACTGACTACATTTTAGGGATCGGCGACGAGTTGCTGATCCGCGGATGGGGCAGCATCGATATTGACCTGCGCGCCAAGATTGACCGCAATGGCCTGATTTCCATTCCGACGGTGGGTTCGGTCGTGCTTGCTGGCGTTCGCGCAGGCGATGCCGAGGCAGTTGTACGGGCCGCCGTGGCCCGCCTGTACAAAGGCGTAACGATTAACGTCACGTTCGGCAAGCTGCGTGCGATTACCGTCTATGTCGTAGGGCAGGCCAACCGTCCGGGCACCTATACTGTCTCGAGTTTGTCGACGCTTGTCACGGCTGTCTTTGCCAGTGGCGGACCGAATGCCAACGGCAGCCTGCGCCAAATTCAGGTCAAACGCGGCGGCGTGGTGGCGGCTGAACTGGACTTGTACAATTTCATTGCTCGTGGCGATAAATCAGGCGACATCAAGCTGCGCGACGGCGACACCATCTTTATTCCGAGCGCCAGCGGCCATGTGGCCTTGGTGGGCAAGATCAATTCCCCTGCCATCTATGAGTTACGCGGCAAGGGCGACACGGTCGCGTCCTTGCTCGAAGTGGCTGGCGGCATGCCGGTAGTGGCGGATCCGCGCAGAGCTTTCCTTGAACGCATTGACCCTTCACGTAACCAGCCGCGCAGCGTCGAACAATTCGCGCTTGACAGCGATGGCTTGGGTCGCACCCTTAAGAATGGCGACCTGCTCCACATAACGTCGATTACGCCGGAGTTTTCCAATGGCGTGATCTTGCGTGGCAATGTGGACCAGCCGGTGCGTGCCCCTTACCGCCCTGGCATGCGGGTAAGCGACTTGATTCCGTCGCGCGCTTACCTCATGACGCGTAAATCACTTAACCGTCAGAACCGCGCAGTCAGTGAAGATGAGAAAAAATTTAGCTCAGGCGAACCCGGTACCCCGGAGGACGATCTGCAGCAGGATCAGGAGAAGGTCGCCGCGCGCATCGGCAGCATGGTCGACGAGGTGAATTGGGAATATGCCGTGATTGAGCGGCTAAATCGCGACACTTTGACCATCTCGCTGATTCCGTTTAACCTGGGGCGGGTGTTCACTGCGCCGGGCAGCGCTGATAATGTATTGCTACAACCTGGCGATACCGTGACCGTGTTTTCCCAGAATGACATGGCCGTTCCCCTCGACAAGCGGCGGGTGTTCGTGCGAGTTGAAGGTGAAGTCAACGCGCCAGGGGTATACCAGATGACGGCAGGCGAAAACTTGCAGTCGCTGCTGGCGCGCGCTGGTGGACCGACTTCCAATGCCTATCTGTTCGGCACAGCCTTTTATCGAGAACAGGTTCGCAAGGAGCAGGAAATGAACTTGGAGAAAGCCGCGAATCGGCTTGAGACCCAGTTGCGCAATGAGCAGTCGCGTCTCGTTGCCAACGTGCGAGGCACGGTTGACCCTGCATCCATCGAGGCGCGCCGCCAGGCAGACCTGGCCTCCGGCCGCGAAGCCATCGCCCGCTTGCGTGCGCTCAAGCCGACCGGACGTATTGCCTTCGGCTTGGATCCGAAAGCTACGGCTTTCCACCGTCTGCCAGCGCTGAAGCTGGAGGATGGCGACCGCCTCGTCATCCCAGCCAAAGTCGAGTTCGTGCATGTGTTCGGTTCGGTAAATGCTGAGGCCTCGCCCCTGTGGCGCCCCAATGGCCGCGTCAGCGATTATCTCAAAATGGTGGGCCTGACCCCGGAGGCCGATGTCGACAATGTATTCATCCTGCGAGTGGACGGCAGCGTGGTCTCGCGCGATTCCGGACGTTGGCTGTTTGGCGGCTTTGGCGGTGTGTTGGTGATGCCGGGCGATAGCATCGTCGTGCCAGAGAAGTTCGACAAGGAAACCGGGTGGACCAAGTTTGTTCAGGGCACCAAGGAATGGGCCCAAATTTTCGCCAATCTCGGCCTTGGCGCCGCCGCGATTCAGGTACTCAAATAA
- a CDS encoding oligosaccharide flippase family protein, whose protein sequence is MIRRNAIANMLGRAWGVLSVYLFLPVYVDLLGVSAFGLVGFYTTLLGVLAFADLGFTATLNREMARLAVLPDAGQQMRTLVRTYEMCYLVLATGIGALIWLLAPAIAADWLNTGTLAHAEVVLAIRVMGLAVACQLPTSLYIGGLTGLQLQVNVNLLQVLWGIYRGVGSVLALSILSPTIVVFAFAQLLANAVYLLAARRAIWHCGALDGPERARFSWGALTSSWRYSAGMAGMAVISISLTQLDKLVVSKMLPLADLGYYTLAGTLAAVPMMLASPLAVAVFPRMTALVAVGDSVAFATLYMRTSTLVAALVVPGTLAIALFAAEFLSAWTGNPAAGAAAGQAGGLLLLGQLLQALTIVPYYVALAHGNVALNLRIGVISAVLLLPLLLLTVRHGGLDGAALAWLLLNLCVFPPYMYFLHRRFVPGYLGPWLARVVLLPTATALPPLLLARLVYPAGLNRFSVIAYIIVAAGAACACTLAAMPAARQFIIQQFPFSWRRA, encoded by the coding sequence GTGATTCGTCGAAATGCGATCGCCAATATGCTGGGCCGCGCATGGGGAGTGCTATCGGTCTATCTCTTCCTCCCCGTATATGTTGACCTGCTGGGGGTTTCCGCGTTCGGCCTGGTGGGCTTTTACACGACCTTGCTGGGGGTGCTGGCATTTGCCGACCTGGGCTTTACAGCGACCTTGAACCGGGAGATGGCGCGCCTGGCCGTCCTGCCCGACGCCGGCCAACAAATGCGCACTCTGGTGCGAACCTATGAAATGTGCTATTTGGTGCTGGCTACCGGGATCGGTGCGCTCATCTGGCTGCTGGCGCCAGCCATTGCTGCTGACTGGCTCAACACAGGTACACTGGCACACGCCGAGGTCGTTCTCGCCATTCGCGTCATGGGGCTGGCGGTGGCCTGCCAGCTGCCCACCTCGTTGTATATCGGCGGTCTGACAGGCCTCCAATTGCAGGTCAACGTCAATCTGCTGCAAGTGTTGTGGGGTATCTATCGAGGAGTGGGCAGCGTGCTGGCGCTGTCAATACTATCGCCCACCATCGTCGTTTTCGCGTTTGCCCAGTTGCTCGCCAATGCGGTGTATCTGCTGGCGGCGCGACGCGCCATCTGGCACTGCGGTGCGCTGGATGGACCGGAGCGGGCGCGCTTTTCCTGGGGCGCCTTGACTTCGAGCTGGCGTTATTCGGCCGGCATGGCAGGAATGGCCGTGATCTCGATCAGTCTGACCCAGCTCGACAAGCTGGTGGTAAGCAAGATGTTGCCACTGGCAGATCTCGGATATTACACGCTCGCCGGCACTTTAGCCGCCGTGCCCATGATGCTGGCAAGCCCGCTCGCCGTGGCGGTGTTTCCACGAATGACTGCGCTGGTGGCCGTTGGCGACAGCGTGGCTTTTGCCACCCTCTACATGCGCACCAGCACGCTCGTGGCAGCCCTGGTGGTCCCCGGCACACTGGCCATTGCCTTGTTTGCCGCAGAGTTCTTGAGTGCCTGGACCGGCAACCCAGCAGCTGGAGCGGCGGCCGGGCAAGCCGGTGGCCTTCTGTTACTGGGCCAGCTCCTTCAAGCGTTGACCATCGTCCCATACTATGTGGCGCTGGCCCATGGCAATGTGGCACTCAACTTGCGCATTGGCGTCATTTCGGCCGTGCTGCTGCTTCCTTTGCTGCTCCTGACGGTGCGCCACGGCGGTCTGGACGGCGCCGCGCTGGCGTGGCTGTTGCTCAACTTGTGTGTCTTCCCTCCGTATATGTATTTTCTGCACCGCCGTTTTGTGCCAGGCTACCTTGGACCTTGGCTGGCCCGGGTGGTACTGCTACCAACTGCAACGGCCTTGCCACCACTGCTGCTGGCCAGGCTGGTGTATCCGGCAGGACTCAACCGCTTCAGCGTGATCGCTTACATCATCGTCGCAGCCGGCGCCGCGTGCGCCTGTACCCTGGCGGCCATGCCTGCCGCGCGCCAGTTTATCATTCAACAGTTCCCTTTTTCCTGGAGACGCGCGTGA
- a CDS encoding DUF6328 family protein gives MSKNLPQLPLETTVRSELHGDGDLSDMLSELRILLPGAQMLTAFLILLPFNGGARGVIEAQRYVFLATFFCALTSLVLLSAPAIQHRLMRPLISKARFKRMASRQIVAGSGALGVAFILGTNMVISEVFGPLLGIVSGAIMASLILSVWWMLPLYLKRRHGF, from the coding sequence ATGTCCAAAAATCTGCCTCAGCTGCCACTTGAAACAACCGTACGCTCTGAACTACACGGTGACGGCGACCTCAGCGACATGCTCAGCGAACTACGGATCTTGCTGCCAGGCGCACAGATGCTGACTGCTTTCCTGATCCTGCTACCTTTCAATGGCGGCGCGCGCGGCGTGATCGAAGCCCAACGCTACGTTTTTCTCGCGACGTTTTTCTGCGCGCTGACCAGCTTGGTCCTGTTGAGCGCCCCTGCTATCCAGCACCGCCTGATGCGCCCACTGATCAGCAAGGCCCGCTTCAAACGCATGGCCAGCCGCCAGATTGTGGCCGGGTCAGGTGCCCTTGGCGTGGCATTCATTCTGGGCACCAATATGGTTATCTCAGAAGTGTTCGGCCCCCTGCTGGGTATCGTATCGGGGGCTATCATGGCCAGCCTCATCTTGTCGGTCTGGTGGATGCTGCCCCTCTACCTCAAGCGTCGCCACGGATTCTGA
- a CDS encoding pseudouridine synthase, translated as MSKLSLDRILQSQGFGTRKYCRALIEDGEVSIAGEVQTSYKTSLETDGLVLDVFGEQWVVREHVYIALHKPANFECSRKPSHHPGVLTLLPEQFTWRDVQPVGRLDHDTTGMLLMSDDGPFIHAQSSPKRHIPKIYQATTADPVTPELVAQLLSGVQLHDEPAPLAAQRCVQLGERQLEIVLEQGKYHQVKRMLAAAGNHCAALHRAAIGGLTLDSLGLAEGEWCYLEKEQLALLVPAEAQP; from the coding sequence ATGAGTAAATTATCCCTGGACCGCATCCTGCAATCGCAGGGCTTTGGCACGCGCAAGTACTGTCGTGCATTGATTGAAGATGGTGAAGTGAGCATTGCTGGCGAAGTCCAAACCAGCTACAAGACCAGCCTGGAGACCGACGGCCTGGTGCTGGATGTCTTTGGCGAGCAATGGGTGGTGCGCGAGCATGTCTATATTGCCCTGCACAAGCCCGCCAATTTCGAATGCTCGCGCAAGCCGAGCCACCATCCTGGCGTACTGACCTTGTTGCCAGAGCAATTTACCTGGCGCGACGTGCAGCCGGTGGGACGACTGGATCACGACACGACCGGCATGCTGCTCATGTCCGACGACGGGCCTTTTATTCACGCCCAATCCTCGCCCAAGCGCCACATCCCCAAAATTTATCAGGCTACGACGGCCGATCCTGTGACGCCGGAACTGGTGGCGCAGCTATTGTCGGGCGTGCAATTGCATGACGAGCCGGCACCACTCGCGGCCCAGCGCTGCGTGCAACTGGGCGAGCGCCAGCTCGAAATCGTGCTGGAGCAAGGCAAGTATCATCAGGTCAAGCGCATGCTGGCCGCCGCCGGCAACCATTGCGCGGCCTTGCACCGCGCCGCCATCGGCGGCCTGACGCTCGACTCGCTGGGTCTGGCCGAAGGAGAGTGGTGTTACCTGGAGAAAGAGCAGCTGGCCTTGCTGGTACCGGCCGAGGCGCAGCCATGA
- a CDS encoding DegT/DnrJ/EryC1/StrS aminotransferase family protein, producing MIALYKVFNDGACEAAALSVLRSGQVASGPAVEQFRQGVGRMLGNERVVTTDNMSSAMTLALRLAGVGEGDEVLCSPFACMATNSPIAHAGARPVWVDIDPRSAVPMIDSALAAITPRSKAIIIYHFAGFPAWNEPLVQACRKRGIAVIEDCDNALGATVDGRPAGSLGDYAVLSFSPIRQLSCIEGGALVCRTEDDFQRALRLKRFGYHPVMFRDASGEINEAEDVAEIGWSAGLNNLCSAIGAAQLPTYAQRLAQARRHVAMLREALAGLAGIEPMHAQPGCEPAPWVLPLLAQRRDALLAWLKSNGIAASKMHYRNDRYSGFSAASRDLPGVSAFSARMLGIPCGWWLDPQQLQFIIERLHAFVAQGISEGDIHE from the coding sequence ATGATTGCTCTGTATAAAGTGTTTAACGATGGCGCCTGCGAGGCTGCAGCGTTGTCCGTGCTGCGTTCGGGCCAGGTGGCAAGCGGGCCCGCGGTCGAACAGTTCCGCCAGGGCGTGGGGCGTATGCTGGGTAATGAGCGGGTGGTTACCACTGACAATATGTCCTCGGCCATGACGCTGGCGTTGCGGCTGGCCGGGGTGGGCGAAGGTGACGAGGTGCTGTGCTCACCGTTTGCCTGCATGGCCACCAATTCGCCCATTGCGCACGCGGGCGCACGTCCGGTCTGGGTTGATATCGATCCCCGCAGTGCTGTACCTATGATCGACTCGGCGCTCGCCGCCATCACGCCGCGCTCGAAAGCCATCATCATCTACCATTTCGCAGGCTTTCCTGCCTGGAATGAGCCTCTCGTGCAGGCCTGCCGCAAGCGCGGGATTGCCGTGATTGAGGACTGCGACAATGCCCTCGGCGCCACCGTCGACGGACGTCCGGCCGGCAGTCTGGGTGATTATGCAGTGCTGTCGTTCTCGCCTATCCGCCAGCTCAGCTGTATCGAGGGCGGGGCGCTGGTCTGCCGCACAGAGGATGACTTCCAGCGTGCGTTGCGGCTCAAGCGCTTTGGCTACCACCCGGTGATGTTTCGCGATGCAAGCGGAGAGATCAATGAGGCCGAAGACGTGGCCGAGATTGGCTGGTCGGCCGGCTTGAACAATCTGTGCTCGGCCATTGGCGCGGCCCAGTTGCCCACTTATGCACAGCGGCTGGCTCAGGCCAGGCGCCATGTAGCGATGCTGCGCGAAGCCCTGGCCGGCTTGGCCGGCATCGAACCAATGCACGCACAGCCGGGCTGCGAGCCTGCTCCGTGGGTGTTGCCTTTGCTGGCGCAGCGGCGTGATGCGCTACTGGCCTGGCTTAAATCCAATGGGATCGCTGCCTCTAAGATGCACTACCGTAATGATCGCTATTCTGGCTTCAGTGCCGCCTCGCGCGACTTGCCCGGCGTAAGTGCCTTCAGTGCACGCATGCTTGGTATTCCCTGTGGCTGGTGGCTGGACCCGCAGCAGCTTCAGTTTATCATCGAGCGCCTGCATGCGTTCGTCGCACAAGGCATTTCGGAGGGAGATATCCATGAATGA
- a CDS encoding GNVR domain-containing protein, which yields MSETSLTISNEPTRAVLGMGLIDMLIALARRKKLVLGLPLASACAAALISLALPNTYRADTKLLPPQQSQGGAAALLAQLGGVAAAAGSAAGIKNPGDLYVAMLRSRTVTDKLVNRFQLKTVYGAKMHEQAREALDGNTVIAAGKDGVIRIDVEDRDPKLAVALANAYAAELLNLTKSLAVSEASQRRLFFERQFEAAKDNLAGAEVELKRALDTRGVISVDGQSRAMVETVGRLRAQIAAKEIELAAMAAFVTPQNPNYQRVQQELASMKGELGRQENGSSDKGTAGNMPQTGLENIKILRDVKYYQMLYELLGKQYELARLDEAKEGAIVQILDPAVEPERKYKPRRSIIVISFFMLGLLLAMLIAILLEGLDNLRDSPLRLKWMALKSALKFR from the coding sequence ATGAGCGAAACTTCGTTGACGATTTCGAATGAACCGACTCGCGCGGTACTCGGCATGGGCTTAATCGACATGCTCATCGCTCTTGCGCGCCGCAAGAAGCTGGTGCTCGGGCTCCCGCTGGCCAGTGCTTGCGCTGCCGCCCTGATTTCGCTCGCCCTGCCCAACACTTATCGCGCCGATACCAAGCTCTTGCCGCCGCAGCAATCACAAGGTGGTGCAGCCGCACTGTTGGCGCAACTTGGCGGCGTGGCTGCGGCTGCCGGGAGTGCTGCCGGCATCAAAAATCCGGGCGACCTGTATGTTGCTATGTTGCGTAGCCGTACCGTTACAGACAAGCTGGTCAACCGTTTTCAGCTTAAGACGGTCTATGGTGCCAAAATGCACGAGCAGGCACGGGAAGCTCTCGACGGCAACACTGTTATCGCAGCCGGCAAGGATGGCGTAATCCGGATTGACGTGGAAGACCGCGACCCCAAGCTAGCGGTGGCGCTCGCCAATGCCTATGCGGCCGAGCTGCTGAACTTGACCAAGTCGCTCGCGGTCAGCGAAGCATCGCAGCGGCGCTTGTTTTTCGAGCGCCAGTTCGAGGCGGCCAAGGACAATCTGGCCGGCGCCGAGGTCGAGCTGAAGCGCGCACTTGATACACGCGGGGTCATCAGCGTCGATGGGCAGAGCAGGGCGATGGTCGAAACGGTCGGAAGGCTGCGCGCCCAGATCGCTGCCAAGGAAATTGAATTGGCGGCCATGGCGGCATTTGTTACGCCGCAAAACCCCAACTACCAACGGGTGCAGCAGGAACTTGCGAGCATGAAGGGTGAGTTGGGACGCCAGGAAAATGGCAGCAGCGACAAGGGGACGGCGGGAAATATGCCCCAGACCGGCTTGGAAAACATTAAGATATTGCGCGACGTCAAGTATTACCAAATGTTGTATGAACTGCTGGGCAAGCAATACGAACTGGCACGTCTGGACGAGGCCAAGGAAGGGGCGATCGTGCAGATACTCGATCCGGCCGTAGAGCCCGAGCGAAAGTACAAGCCGCGGCGCTCCATCATTGTCATCAGCTTCTTCATGCTTGGCTTGCTCCTGGCAATGCTGATCGCCATTTTGTTGGAAGGACTCGACAACCTGAGAGATTCACCGTTGCGGTTGAAATGGATGGCCCTGAAATCGGCACTGAAGTTTCGTTAA